In Anabrus simplex isolate iqAnaSimp1 chromosome 4, ASM4041472v1, whole genome shotgun sequence, a single genomic region encodes these proteins:
- the LOC136871649 gene encoding dnaJ protein homolog 1, giving the protein MVMGKDYYKILGLAKGATDDDIKKAYRKLALKYHPDKNKAAGAEERFKEVAEAYEVLSDKKKREIYDQYGEEGLKGGVPGGNDNSGQSFTYAFHGDPKATFAQFFGSASPFQTFFDLGGGGNRMFGFREDDMDIDDPFVSLGMGGGRPGGPGGAFRSHSFNIHGSPQSRSKDKMQDPPIEHDLYVTLEDITRGCTKKMKISRKVLQQDGSVRKEDKVLTINVKPGWKAGTKITFQREGDQGRNKIPADIVFIIRDKPHPYFKREGSDIRYTAKISLKQALCGCIIDVPTLTGDKIPINLTNEIVKPTTVKRIQGHGLPFPKEPSRKGDLLVSFDIRFPETLSQSVKDILFDTLPN; this is encoded by the exons ATGGTCATGGGGAAAGATTACTACAAAATTTTGGGACTCGCCAAGGGAGCGACAGACGATGACATAAAGAAAGCCTATCGTAAACTGGCTCTTAAGTACCACCCAGACAAGAATAAGGCTGCAGGTGCTGAGGAGAGATTCAAGGAGGTAGCAGAGGCTTATGAAGTTCTCAGCGACAAAAAGAAACGTGAAATATATGATCAGTATGGTGAAGAAGGCCTGAAGGGAGGTGTACCTGGAGGAAATGATAATTCTGGACAGTCCTTCACATACGCATTTCATGGAGATCCAAAAGCAACGTTTGCTCAGTTCTTTGGTTCAGCAAGCCCATTTCAGACTTTCTTCGATCTGGGTGGAGGTGGCAATAGGATGTTTGGCTTCCGTGAAGATGATATGGACATTGATGATCCCTTCGTAAGTTTAGGCATGGGTGGTGGGAGACCTGGTGGTCCAGGTGGTGCTTTCAGATCACATTCCTTTAACATTCATGGGAGCCCTCAAAGCCGTAGTAAAGACAAAATGCAAGATCCACCTATTGAACATGACCTGTATGTTACATTGGAGGATATTACTAGAGGTTGTACAAAGAAAATGAAGATTTCACGAAAAGTTCTTCAACAAGATGGTTCTGTTAGGAAAGAAGATAAAGTCCTTACAATAAATGTGAAACCTGGTTGGAAAGCTGGTACAAAGATCACATTCCAGCGAGAAGGGGACCAAGGAAGGAACAAGATTCCTGCAGATATAGTCTTCATAATAAGAGACAAACCACATCCGTACTTCAAGAGGGAAGGCAGCGACATCCGGTACACAGCAAAGATTTCATTGAAGCAG gcCTTGTGTGGTTGCATCATTGATGTACCTACATTAACTGGAGACAAAATTCCCATCAACCTCACCAATGAGATAGTGAAGCCCACAACTGTTAAGCGGATTCAAGGTCATGGTCTGCCTTTCCCTAAAGAACCAAGCAGGAAAGGTGACTTACTTGTGTCCTTTGACATAAGGTTCCCAGAGACATTATCTCAAAGTGTAAAAGACATACTCTTCGACACTTTGCCAAATTGA